A single genomic interval of Musa acuminata AAA Group cultivar baxijiao chromosome BXJ3-4, Cavendish_Baxijiao_AAA, whole genome shotgun sequence harbors:
- the LOC135635520 gene encoding chloroplast stem-loop binding protein of 41 kDa a, chloroplastic-like, with translation MAAAVTFAAPALPSLHSSSCSLPPLTHRSLSFVAFTSPTITKLSFHRSSRRFSSAPSTSVFSIKAAAAAADKKRVLVVNTNSGGHAVIGFYFAQQLLSSGHEVTVLTVGDESSDKMKKPPFTRFSELVSAGGKTVWGNPAQVGDIVGTAKFDVVLDNNGKDLDTVKPVADWAISAGVEQFLYISSAGIYKPLDEIPHVEGDLVKDDASHVLVEKYMAGLSFSSWAVFRPQYMIGSGNNKDCEEWFFDRIVRDRPVPIPGSGMQLTNISHVRDLSSMLSLAVENSAAANGKIFNCVSDRAVTFDGLAKLCAQAAGRELKVIHYDPKAVGIDAKKAFPFRNMHFYAEPRAAKEIMGWTSSTNLPEDLKERFDEYVKIGRDKKPMQFDIDDKILGSLKVAVTV, from the exons ATGGCCGCCGCCGTCACTTTCGCCGCCCCCGCTCTCCCCTCCCTCCACTCCTCGTCCTGTTCTCTACCTCCTCTCACTCACCGCTCTCTCTCCTTCGTCGCCTTTACCTCCCCGACCATCACTAAGCTCTCCTTTCATCGTTCCTCGAGACGCTTCTCTTCTGCTCCCTCCActtccgtcttctccatcaaagctgccgctgctgccgccgacaAGAAGCGGGTCCTCGTCGTCAACACTAACAGCGGCGGCCATGCCGTCATCGGCTTCTACTTCGCCCAGCAGCTTCTCAGCTCTGGCCATGAGGTCACCGTTCTCACCGTCGGAGATGAGAGCTCCGACAAGATGAAGAAACCCCCCTTCACCAGATTCTCT GAATTGGTGAGCGCTGGGGGCAAGACAGTGTGGGGCAACCCTGCGCAAGTGGGCGACATTGTTGGCACGGCCAAATTTGATGTTGTTCTTGATAACAATGGGAAGGATTTGGACACTGTGAA gcCCGTTGCGGATTGGGCTATATCTGCTGGAGTGGAACAATTTCTCTACATTAGTAGTGCTGGAATTTACAAGCCATTGGATGAGATCCCTCATGTTGAAGGG GATCTTGTCAAAGATGATGCAAGTCATGTATTGGTGGAGAAATATATGGCAGGATTATCTTTTAGTAGCTGGGCAGTGTTTCGTCCACAATACATGATAGGATCCGGAAACAACAAAGATTGTGAGGAGTGGTTCTTTGATC GAATTGTTCGTGATCGACCAGTTCCAATCCCTGGATCAGGGATGCAACTGACCAACATCTCACATGTAAGGGACTTGTCTAGCATGCTGTCTCTTGCTGTCGAGAACAGCGCTGCTGCAAATGGCAAAATCTTCAACTGTGTAAGTGATCGTGCTGTAACTTTTGATGGATTGGCAAAACTATGCGCTCAAGCAGCTGGCCGCGAACTAAAGGTTATCCACTATGACCCAAAGGCTGTCGGAATTGATGCTAAAAAAGCATTTCCTTTCCGGAATATG CATTTTTATGCTGAACCAAGAGCTGCCAAGGAGATAATGGGATGGACTAGCAGTACCAACCTTCCTGAAGATTTGAAGGAGCGGTTTGATGAGTATGTCAAGATCGGCAGAGACAAGAAGCCGATgcaatttgatattgatgataagaTCTTGGGGTCTCTTAAAGTCGCAGTTACTGTATAG
- the LOC135635521 gene encoding uncharacterized protein LOC135635521, which yields MGRDSKPKDSGGKGKGKQAAASDENASKGKAKGGKSSDGLGTCTYVKARHILCEKQGKINEAYKKLQDGWLSNGDKVPPAEFAKVATEYSECPSGKKGGDLGWFPRGKMAGPFQDVAFSTLVGATSAPFKSTHGYHIILCEGRKN from the exons ATGGGGAGGGACTCGAAACCCAAGGATTCGGGAGGGAAGGGCAAGGGAAAGCAGGCCGCTGCATCTGATGAGAATGCCTCTAAGGGTAAAGCCAAGGGTGGAAAGTCAAGTGATGGGCTCGGTACCTGCACTTATGTCAAAG CACGGCACATATTATGTGAAAAGCAAGGCAAGATTAACGAAGCATACAAGAAGCTCCAAGATGGTTGGCTAAGCAATGGAGACAAGGTTCCCCCTGctgaatttgcaaag GTGGCCACAGAGTATTCCGAGTGTCCATCAGGAAAGAAAGGCGGAGACCTTGGATGGTTTCCTAGGGGTAAAATGGCTGGTCCTTTTCAGGATGTGGCATTTAGTACACTTGTTGGAGCTACCAGTGCACCGTTTAAATCAAC GCATGGGTATCACATCATTCTGTGTGAAGGGAGGAAGAATTGA
- the LOC103980434 gene encoding pentatricopeptide repeat-containing protein At5g56310 has product MLSLSSLASWKPYSRDLQQHLFLMLQGCKSMKQLTQLHAKLVVNGFSCKNVLITKLLSCCIVSGNITYASLAFDQVEEPNTTLCNQMIRAIFHGDLPESSFTIYNWMRRRGRTDTLQPNGFTYTFLLAACAKAGPNFLPQGEQLHCRIISGGFDSSVYIQTNLINMYAASATMRGESIAKAHKIFEEMPQRNIVSWNTMLAGYLQSGDVATAFRFFDDMPAKDKVSWTTMIAGCAQAGKSGQALTLFSQMRISRVKPDQVTMIAVLSACACLGDLELGRWIHAHVCNFWHGRECLVNLNNALIHMYVKCGAIDDAFQVFTEMPRKSTVTWTTMIAGLATHGYGDQALDLFQRMQCKGSENEKPDWLTFIAVLCACSYTGRIDKGLCYFEQMISMYGIRPKIQHYGCIVDMLSRAGHLNKAQELIKMMPVEPNSAIWGALLGGCWIHKDDKLAGQVIHRIMELEPDQVAGHLVSVSNLYVASMKRGDSQMFRDMMLELGIRKPAACSLIYANGSNS; this is encoded by the coding sequence ATGCTCAGCTTGTCCTCTCTTGCTTCTTGGAAACCATACTCAAGAGATCTACAGCAGCATTTGTTCTTGATGCTTCAAGGATGCAAGAGCATGAAGCAACTTACTCAGTTGCATGCAAAATTGGTGGTTAATGGCTTCTCCTGCAAGAATGTCCTCATCACCAAGCTTCTCTCCTGCTGCATTGTGTCAGGGAATATAACATATGCATCTCTAGCTTTTGACCAGGTTGAGGAACCAAACACCACCCTCTGCAACCAAATGATCAGGGCAATTTTTCATGGAGATTTGCCGGAGAGCTCCTTTACCATCTACAATTGGatgagaagaagagggaggacaGATACGCTGCAGCCCAATGGTTTCACATATACTTTCCTCCTTGCTGCCTGTGCTAAGGCGGGGCCAAATTTCTTGCCACAAGGGGAGCAATTGCACTGTAGAATCATTTCTGGTGGCTTTGATTCCAGTGTGTACATTCAGACTAATTTAATAAATATGTATGCTGCCTCTGCCACCATGAGAGGTGAGTCTATCGCTAAAGCTCATAAGATATTCGAAGAGATGCCCCAGAGAAACATTGTGTCATGGAACACCATGTTGGCTGGATATTTGCAATCTGGGGATGTGGCAACAGCATTTAGGTTCTTTGATGACATGCCTGCTAAGGACAAAGTGTCGTGGACCACCATGATTGCAGGTTGTGCGCAGGCCGGTAAGAGTGGTCAGGCACTCACTCTATTTAGTCAGATGAGGATATCTCGAGTAAAACCTGATCAAGTTACAATGATCGCTGTCCTGTCAGCATGTGCATGTTTGGGAGACTTGGAATTGGGACGTTGGATCCATGCACATGTCTGCAATTTCTGGCATGGAAGAGAATGTCTGGTGAATCTGAATAATGCACTCATCCACATGTATGTTAAATGTGGAGCTATTGATGATGCATTTCAGGTCTTCACCGAGATGCCTCGTAAAAGCACTGTCACGTGGACGACCATGATCGCAGGCCTTGCAACCCATGGTTATGGTGATCAGGCACTAGATCTATTCCAAAGAATGCAGTGCAAGGGATCAGAAAATGAGAAGCCAGATTGGTTGACCTTTATTGCGGTTCTATGTGCCTGCAGTTACACGGGTAGGATTGACAAGGGGCTTTGCTACTTTGAGCAGATGATTTCAATGTATGGAATCAGACCAAAAATACAACACTATGGATGCATTGTTGACATGCTCAGCCGTGCAGGTCACTTGAACAAAGCCCAAGAGCTGATTAAAATGATGCCAGTGGAGCCTAATTCTGCTATCTGGGGAGCCTTGCTTGGTGGCTGTTGGATACATAAGGATGATAAACTTGCAGGCCAGGTGATCCACAGAATTATGGAACTAGAACCAGACCAGGTGGCTGGCCACCTTGTCTCTGTATCCAATTTGTATGTTGCATCTATGAAGCGAGGTGATAGTCAAATGTTCAGGGATATGATGTTGGAATTGGGCATTAGAAAGCCTGCTGCTTGCAGCTTAATATATGCAAATGGGtctaattcatga